The Nitrospira sp. SG-bin1 sequence CGAGCACCGCCCTTGTATACATAATCTATAAATCCTGTGTGCGCGGTGGGCGAGCAAGGAGGATAGGCCCACCGCCCTTCAATCCCACTCCAGCGCTCCTTTTTTCCACGCATACCAAAACCCGACCACCAGGATGGCGATGAAAAGGACCATCTCCACTAATCCAACCAGCCCAAGACTTTTGAATGCAACCGCCCAGGGAAACATAAAGACGATTTCGATATCGAAGATCACAAACAGCATGGCGATGATGTAGTACCGCATCGGGAACTGCACACGGGCATCCTGAAACAACGGGCTGCCGCTTTCATACGGTGCCAACTTCGCCCGATAGGGCTGATTGGGGCGGATAAATCGACCCACCATGAGGGTCAGTGTCCCGAGGATAATGCCCACACCGATGAAAATGAGGATCGGCAAATAGTTCTCCGGGACGGAAGCATTCCCCATGTGTAGATCCTTACGCGGCTGACTGGGTTGTGAGCGCCGACCGAAAGAACGGTTTGTATCGCAGGCCGTCGAGCTCCGGTTGCACGATTCCCTTGTGTTGAATGAGGACCTTGAACGTCGTACCCATCCCGTTCGGTCTCAAGAGGTGAATCGCCGCTTTGAACGCCGGACTGTCCTGTTCCAGCTCGGCGAGCATCTGTTCGACG is a genomic window containing:
- a CDS encoding NADH-quinone oxidoreductase subunit A; this translates as MGNASVPENYLPILIFIGVGIILGTLTLMVGRFIRPNQPYRAKLAPYESGSPLFQDARVQFPMRYYIIAMLFVIFDIEIVFMFPWAVAFKSLGLVGLVEMVLFIAILVVGFWYAWKKGALEWD